The Leptospira sp. WS60.C2 genome includes the window GGTTGGATTCGGAAACTAAAAGACTCTTATAATGTGGGAATCTTGGACCAAGTGATTGCAGAAACCTCTTACGCTGACAAACCATACTTTTTAGAAAAAAGAAACTTAGTGATTGAAGAACGCAGTCGATTGAAATCCAATTTGGAATCTTTGGGGTTTACCATCCCAACCTCTTCCACAAACTTTTTATTCTGCAAACCAAAACCAAGTGTATCGCCTGAGTCTTTGTATCTCGCTTTAAAAGAACAAAATATCCTCATTCGATATTTTTCTTATGGAATCTGCAAAGACTACATTCGCATCACCATTGGAACAAAAGAAGAAAACGACATCTTAGTCCAAAAAATTCGCACCTTAGTATAAAAAAACCCCAACAAAACATTCGTTCTGTTGGGGTTTCCATTTTGGTTTCATGATGTTTCTAGAAATGGGTGTTTGTTTTCTCTATCCTTAGGTTCGGATCCTAGTTAAGTTCTTTGGATCTCAATTTTTGTTTTTTTCGGTTCCATTTTCGGAAGCGAGAGTTCCAAAATTCCGTTCTTCATTTTCGCAACCGCTTTTTCAGAATTGATGGCTTTACCTATGGTAAAACGTCGGAAGTAGTTCCCTTCTTTGTATTCTGCCAATCGCACTTGCCCTCTTCCTTCTTCTGAAATTTGGAACTTACCCTCTAATTGGAGTTGGTCTTTTTCAATGGTGATCTCCACTGATGTTTCGTCCACTCCGGGCATCTCGACTCGGAAAAGAATCGCATCTTCTGTTTCATATACATCCACATTCGGAGAATACACTCTCACCTGTGGTTTGCTATCCTTACTTTCCGTCTTATCTATTAATTCTTGTTTGTTTTCTTTTGTAAGTGCATTCATAATCAAAACTCCTTATCCAACACTGATGGAAACTTTTTTTGGTTTGTCTTCTTCCCTTCTAGGCAAGTGGATGCTTAGTACTCCATTCGAATATTTTGCAGACACTTGTTCTTGGTTCACACGGAACGGTAATTCTAAGGTTCTATGAAATTCTCCATGGAAAATTTCTCTTCGATGTACTTCCGTGCCCTCGGCCAGTTCTTCTGCCTTTTTCTTTCCGTGAAGGGAAAGCATATTGTCTTTTACATTGATTTCGATTTGGTCTGTTTCCATTCCTGGCAATAGGCAGGTCACAAGAGCTTCGTCTTCTTTGGTATAGACATTGACAGGAGGAAAATGCGAAGAACTTCCGAATTGGCTATCCAATATGGAACGAGTCAACTCATCGTTCAAACGATCAAAGTCTCTCCAGAACTGGTTTGCTTTGGTTTGTGGGTCTAGAATTCGAAATAACATGCAAAATCTCCTTTTAGCACTCTAATACTTAGTCTGCTACTTTTGTTAGCACTCTACATCTTTGACTGCCAAATGTCAACGAAAATTTAGATTTTCCTACTTCAAAAAAAAAATTTTTGTCTCATGGGAGGGGACCCATAGTTTGGATGCCAATGGCAATCACGGAACATCTAAATGCACTTGGGATCCAAATCCCACCAGTACCAAAGGCCCTTGCGGCCTATATTCCTTCGAAACGGACAGGGAATTTGATTTTTACATCCGGCCAACTCCCTTTGCGTGAGGGTAAATTACAGAAAACCGGGAAGGTGGGAAAAAACGTAAGCCTGGAAGAGGCAAAAGATGAAGCAAGACAATGTGTGCTAAACGCCCTCTCCACACTCCTATTGCACATTCCTTCTCTGGATCACGTGAAATCGATTGTAAAACTAGGAGTTTATGTGGCGAGTGCAGAAAACTTCATAGAACAACACTTAGTTGCCAATGGTGCTTCAGAACTTCTCTCTCAAATTTTCGGAGAACAAGGAAAACACGCACGTTTTGCCATTGGTGTTTCCTCACTTCCGCTAGATGCTTCCGTCGAACTGGAAATGACAGTGGAAGTAGAATGACAAATACTATTTTGAATCTGGCATCAGAGATCATTGTATTCCTAAAAGAATCTCTTAAGTTGTTTCCGGAATTGTTAAAGGCATGGTGGTATCTAGGAAATAAAATTTTCATTTCCCTCTATCAATACTGGAAAACAAAACTTTTTTTTGATAAAATATTTTTTATCTTTTTATTTCTTCAGTTGTTGTTTTCCGTATTACCTTGGTTTCACTATGACATTGTTTTTTTTGAAACTAAAGAGTCTGTATCAATTAGTCCAAAACTGAATTCCATTTTTATCCTGATTAGCTTACTGAATTTTTTCTTCCTAGGGTTTTGGAAAGCAACTTGGACACGATTATGGTTTTTTGCGACCGAAATGATCTGTGTGATCACGATACTTTGGGGGTATTTGGAACCCAAACGTACATATTACGATTTCGTAAATCCGAAGGAAATTAGCACACAAATTACATTTTATTTGTTTCTTATTTCTCTTGGATTTTCCTTTGTTTTCGGTTATCTCAGCTTCAAAAAAGAAGACGAAGTGTATCTACTCTCCCGCTAAGTTTTGGAAGGAGAGCCACTCACTCTCCTTCCCGAATCTCCAATTTTGATGTCCCATCTACGGTCACAAGATCCACTAAATAAGTTTTTACCTTGTCTTTGTGGAATAGAATCTTTTTAGAGAGTGGTTTTCCAATTTCGGAATTGATGATTCTCTGGATGGGTCTTGCACCCATAGAACGATCATACCCTGTTTCTGCTAAATGGCGAACTGCTGATTCTGAAAGATTCAAATGAATTCCTTTTTCTTTTGCCTTATCTTGTAAGGTCTTAAACATTCGTTTCACTACTTGTTCTACGATTGTGACAGAAAGGGCATTGAACTGAATCACAGCTGTGAGCCGGTTTCGGAACTCAGGAGTGAAGGTTCTTTCAATTGCTTTGAGAGACCTGTCATCATAACGATCCGTATCAAAACCAAGGAGCGGTTTGGAGCTTTCCTGAGCACCCGTATTCGTTGTTAAAATGAGAATCGCATTGCGAAAATCGGCTTTTTTTCCTGTGCTATCGGTTAGGGTGGCATGGTCCATCACTTGCAAAAGGATATTGTAAATATCTTCATGTGCTTTTTCGATTTCATCAAAAAGTAATACACAGTGAGGTGATTTGGCGATGGCGTCGGTTAGTTGCCCTCCTTGGTCATAACCTACATAGCCTGGCGGGCTACCAATGAGGCGTGAGACGGAGTGTTTTTCCATGTATTCACTCATGTCAAACCTAAGGAACTCAATTCCCATCTTGTCTGCCAGAGTTTTTGCCACCTCTGTTTTTCCAACTCCCGTTGGACCCACAAATAGGAAACTACCAATGGGTTTACTTTCATCCCCAAGCCCAGAACGAGAATAATGGATTGCATCTACAATTTGTTCGATGGCATGGTCTTGGCCAAAAACCACAGTCTTCATCTCTACATCGAGTGTTTCCAATTTCTTTTTATCATCGGCCTTTACGGTTTTCTCTGGGATCTTGGCTATCTTTGCGACGAGAGTTTCAATTTCGGAGATGCCAACGGACTTTTTTGCCTTTTCTTTGTTTTCATCTCGGAGTTTGACAAAGGCTCCCGCTTCGTCTAACAGATCGATGGCTTTGTCTGGCAAAAATCGGTCCCGCAAATGTAAGGTTGATAAATCTACACAAGCTTCAATTGCCTTCGTGCTGTATTGGACTCCATGAAAGGATTCGTATTTTGGTTTTAAACCATTTAGAATTTGGATGGCATCTTCTCTTGATGGCTCCACCACTTCAATTTTTTGAAACCGACGAGAAAGAGCATGGTCTTTTTCAAAGATGGATTTGTATTCTTTGTAAGTCGTAGTTCCAATGCATTTGAGTTCTCCATTAGCAAGAGCTGGTTTCATCAGGTTGGATGCATCCAAACTTCCTCCAGAAACAGCACCGGCTCCCACTATGGTGTGGATTTCATCAATAAAAATAACCTTCTCTGGCTTTCCAACTAATTCTTGTAATATGGCCTTTAGCCTCTCTTCAAACTCACCCCGGAATTTGGTACCTGCCATCACAAGACCCATATCAAGAGAATAAATTTCAATTCCAAGTAAACTCTTGGGGACCTTTCCCTCTACCACCCGCTCCGCAATTCCTTCCACAATTGATGTTTTTCCAACACCAGCTTCCCCCACAAAGATTGGGTTATTCTTCCTTCGTCTAGAGAGGATGTGAATCGTTCTTTGGATTTCATTCTCACGACCGATACAAGGATCCAATTTTCCTAACCTTGCTTTTTCTGTCAGATTCACACAGAACTTATCTAAGGCAGACTGTTTTGTTTGGGACTCACTTCCCTCTTCCAATTCCTCTTCTGTCTCTGAAAAATCAGGTTCCAAGGAATCCTTGTCTTTTTTCACTCCATGAGAAATGTATTTGATGACATCGAGCCGTTTGATGTCTTGTTTTGCGAGGAGATAACACGCTTGGCTGTCCTCTTCGCGAAAGAGTGCCACAAGCACATTGTTTCCATCCACTTCTTCTTTGCCTGAGTTTTGGACATGAAAGGCAGCAAACTGAATCACAAACTGCACACCAACCGTATACTTAGGCTGGATTTTGAGATTGGGCACGGCAATCGAAGACAAATCATCTTCAAAATACTCCAGTAATTCTTTCCTAAGTAAATCTAGGTCACAACCAACATTGATAAGAACATCCTTTGTCTTTTCGTTGAAGGTAAGTCCATATAACAAATGCTCTAAGGTGATAAATTCATGGTGGTATTTAGAAGCTTCCTTTTGTGCAACTTCTAGTGTTTTTTCTAAATCGGATGAAAAGTTCATATTCATTCCTCCTTTGCCAATTGGCATTGTAAAGGGTGTCCCGCCTCATCGGCGAGTTTGTGTACTTCTTGTACTTTCGTACGGGCGATGTCTAAAGAATACACTCCACAGACTGCAGATCCCTCCGTATGAGCCTTCCACATGATCTGACGAGATTCTTCCATGGATTTCCTGAATACAATCGCTAAAACATACACCACAAATTCCTGTGGAGTGTAGTCATCATTGATCAAAATCACCCGATAACGATCTGGTTTTTTTAACTGTTTTTTCTGTTTTTCTTTTTCTAAAAGTTCAACATTCAAATCTGTATATGACTTTCGTTTTGTTTCAGACATCATCCCTCCCGAAGTGATTTGATCGGAGAATGTGCGTTGTATGCGGCAATATTCTCTTGTTCCATCAAAATTTCTTTTTCTAAGTAGGCTTCAATTGCACTTCTACCTTGTTCATTGTAAATGTAATGACTGCTATACATAGGAACGGTTTCATAACCTCGTAAAAATTTATGTTCTCCTTGGGCGCCTGCTTCCACTCGTTCCATTTTATGTTCAATTGCAAAATCGATCAATCGGTAATAACAACATTCAAAGTGCAAATTGGGAACATATTCTAACGCGCCCCAATAACGACCAAATAAAAATCCATCACGGTATACATTCCAACTCCCCCCAATGGGGTCTCCATTTGGCTTTTTTGCAAGCACCAAAAGAAGCCTATGGCGAAAGGTTTCTACCATTCTGAAAAAGAACTTTCGATTGAGGTAAGGTTGTCCCCATTTTTTACTGTGAGTGTCACTGTAAAATTCATAAAACAAATCAGCATGGGATTCACTTATGGAATTTCCCGTGATTGTTTCGATTGAAAGCCCAGATTCCCCAATTTTTTTTCGTTCACTGCGAATGGACTTACGCCTCTCTTTCACAAGTGTTCCGAGAAACTCTTCAAAATTATCGAATCCTTTGTTAAACCAATGGTATTGGTGTGAAAGCCTTGGAGCAAATCCAAGCCTTCCACTTAACGCTTGTTCTTCTTTTTTACAAAAAAGCAAATGAATGGAAGAGACATTCTCTTCCTTCCCAAAATTACGTAATACTTCCAACATTTTTTCAGCTAACTCTTGCTTGGTGACATCTGAACAACTGGGATGGAGTAAAATTCTAGAACCGGTAACAGGAGTGAACGGAACGGCAACCGTCAATTTAGGATAATATGGAATTCCAGCCCGATGGAATGCATTGGCCCATTGGAAATCAAAAATGTATTCCCCATATGAGTCCTTTCGCAAATAGGTTGGGAGTACTCCCAAAAGTTTGCCCTCTTGTTTTGCAGAAACCAAAACGGGAAACCAATCATTTTTGGCAATACAGCCGGTTTCTTCTAAACCAACTAAAAATTCATATTCCTGGAATGGAGAGTCAGAAGGAACAAGCGGATTCCATTCCTCCTTCTGAAACTCCAAAAAACTATGAGAAATCCCTATCTTGATTGTTTCATCCACGTTAGAGTTTAGACTCTAACGGATTTCTTCTTGTTTCAATTGTTTCTTCCGAATGTGTTCGATCAGACGCAAAAGACTTGGATTTTCAGGATCGAGTTCCAAGGCAGAGCTAAGGATATTTTCAGCCCTCGCATAATTTTTATCTGCCAAGTAAGTTTGTCCTAAATTGATTAAATTTTTGACATGGTTAGGATCTCGTAACCGAACCCTTTCTCCGAAATCAATTGCCGTTTTGATATCAGCAACTTTTCTGGCACAAAAGGCTGTGATGTACATGATTTCGGTATCCATCGGGCGAAGGACACTATAGTCTTTGGCCATCTTCTTTGCCTTTCCATAGTCTTTTAACTTCAAATACAACTGGATGAATTTCTTTTTGATTTCGGGAATGTTTTCCTCTAACGAATGTGCCTTCTCCAGATACGTGACGGCTTCCTGTAAATCGGCAGAATCACTGGCTTCTTTTGCCTTTAGAAGTAAGTTTTGAATTTCTTTCAGTTTCTCTTTTTCGATTTTATTTCGTTCTTTTTCTTCAATGAAAGAAATTCGAAGTAAGGACAAATCATCAGTAAGGGTACCAAATTTAGACATTTCTTCATAAATTTTATCAAGTTCCCCCTTTCCTGCTTCTACCATTTTTAGAAACAGACGTTCGTCTTCGTTGATCACACGTTTTCCATCTTCCGTATGGGTGATGAGAAGGTCATCACGACCATCTGAACCTGCTATGAGAATATCACCAGCTTCCAATTGAAAGGTTTTGATGTATAAATTTCCTTGCACCCCAGAAGTTCCCAATTTTCGAAACATCAATTCATTTTCAATGAAACTCGCTATTCCATCTCGATACAATACAATCCAAGGATGTTCAGCATTGATGAAATAAAGAAGTCCCGTTTCGTTATCTATGACACCTAAAACCAAAGATACAAGCATCGAACCATCAAAACCTTCAAAGATTTTATGCAGTTCTAAAAAGGTATTTTTGATCCATCGTTCTGGATACGTATTCCTTGCTTCGCTTAAAAGTTGTGTTCGTGTGATGATCGATTCAAATACTGACCCAAGGACAAGTGCACCACCTGCTCCTTGCATAGATTTCCCCATGGCGTCTGCATTCAAAAAAACAGTATACGATCTGTTATTTAAAATGATTTGGTTGGCAATGTTCAAATCACCACCAATTTCTTTTTCATATTGTTTGAAGGTGAATTTTTTCTTTTGTTCTAATAAAAAATCAACCATTACATTTTGGTGCATCGCATGGTTGACATTAAATGGTTGTAACAACAATGAAGTTAAAAAATAATCACCATCTTGTTGGTGTTTTAATGACTGGACTTCTTTAAGTGTAGTTTCTAATTCTTTTGTCCGTTCTTGAACCTTTAATTCAAGTTGCTCGGCATATTGTTGTAATTTTTTACGTGCAGCCTGAATGGATCGAACCATTCGGTTAAACGATCTAGCCATAAATCCAATGTCATCTTCGACATGGACACTCAATCGATATTCTAAATTCCCCGAATTTACCTCCGTCAATCCTTCAATGATTTGTTCGATAGGACGAATGAGAGCAATCAGAAAGAACAATCGATAACCTAAAATCACGATGATAACAAGGGAAACAAGACCAATGATCCATGGTAAAGTCACCTCGTGTTGAAACTTACGGTAATCGGAATAAGGATAACCCACTTCATGTACCAGTGCATTTTTTTTATCCACAATCATATAACTAACGTAAAACGAATATTTTGGATCTTTCGTATCAAATTTTACCTGGCCGCGGTAGTTTCTCTCGCCATGATTTGGCATTGGGGAAAACATCTGGTCTAAAATTTTGAATTTTTCTTCTTCTGTTCGATCCGATGCCAATACACTCCTAGCTTCCGCATAAAATCCAGACAAAGCTCCCGTTTCATTTTGAAGAAGCCCATTTGCTTTTTCAGAAAAATTGTTCACCGGAATTTCTCTCAGTTTGTTACGCATGTATAGAATCTTTCGTTTTTCAGATTCAATGGCACCAATCAAATCTTTGGGACTTTCCAACCCACCTTCTTCTAATAAACGAAAGATTTCTTTTGAATACCCTTTGCTTGTTTCGGGCAACGTGCTTAAGAGTTCTATCGTGTCTTCTTTCCAGGTAGTCGATGTTTCCCATGACAAAACCTTCTCTAGTGCCCACACATTCCAAAATTCTGCCTGATATAAATCGGGAGAAACATTCGTTTCTTCTAATCCTTGGGTTTTGATAATCGTTTGATTTTGAATATCATATGTAGAATGAAAACTTGGAATTTGGTCTGTTTCCAACCCTGCAATATAATTTTTTGCTCTGGCCGTGTGCACCAAATCATAATTAGATTCTGTTTGTTGGATGACAGAGTATGCCACTAATTGTAATATCAACAAAAACGATGCAAGTGAGATGCCAATGATCCGAGAAAGGATGGTGGTTTTATCCTTTGTATTATTGATATAGACCACGTTTGCCACAAACAAACCAACCACGAGAACAAGATCAGTAATGGTTTGGTATAAACCCCTACCAATAGCACCATCTCTCGACAATACGTTCAAATACCCTGGAATCATGGTGACGAGCATAAAGGAAATAAGAATACTGATGAGTGTAAATCGGGACTCTTTGGGCATCTTAAAAATTTGAAAGATGGCAAGGATAGTAAAGGAAAGAAAAAATACAAAAACAATCAATGCATACGCTTTGTAAAAAATAGGAAGTGGAAAATCCCAATAATGCCCACTGAAAAAAAACAATCGTCCTGTAGAGAGACTCAAGTAGACAAAACAAGCCGTTACCAATACAACGATAACACTGAGAACTGAGAAAAAATATTTTTTGAGTCTAGGGAAATATACCTCTGGATAACTTAAGAAAAAACCAGTTAAATAAACCGATCCAGCCATAGCACCAATGATGACAAACCACCGCATGTAAGCAGACGCTGGTCCCATAAATGAAAAATTGACTAAATAACCAAAATGGAAAAGCCCAAGCCAGAGAGTCGCCATTCCTAAGTTATAAGTTGCTTCTGACTTTTCTTTGATAGTTAAGAATAACTGTGCATTATAAAATGTAAATATAACTCCGACAAGAGAACCGAACGTATAAAAATCAAAAGAAATATTTCCCCAAGAATCCATGGAAAGAAACCCTAACAACTTTTAAAATCATGTCAACTTTCTATTTGATTTCTTAAACATTTGATAAAGCAGATATAAAAAAATGACAAAAAGGATCACGCCGATGGTTTGGTTGTAGTAAGAAAGTATAACAATGATTTGATTCCAATTACTACCAAGGAGTAAACCTCCAGTAAGCAGTATACCACACCATAATGAAATTGCAACTGAATACAAAATCACAAATTTAATGATGTTCATTTTGGACATACCAGCCACAATCGAAACAAAGAATCGAATCCCGGCAGAGAAGCGAGACAAAAGCACAACAACGATCTCATATTTACGAAACCAGACCAAAGTTCTCCTTAGATTTTCCTCGTGGTACAAACTGGAGAGAAAAGGAATCTTAGTTCGTTTTAAAAATAACAAAAACCGTTCGCCGAAAAAATACATCACAAGGCCACCAAGAAGATTGCCAAGAAAGGTTGCAAAGACAACGGAACCAAAGGAAATCGGGGATTGCTCCGTGGAAGAAATGAATCCAGAAAAAACGGTGATGGTGTCCCCGGGCCAAGGTGGGAAGAGATTCTCTAAAAAATTGGAAAAACAGAAAAAAATCCAGAGAACGAGCGGAGGTAATTCGAGAATTTCCTGAAATAGAGCATCAAACGGAATGGAATCCAACACAGAGAGAAGGATAAACCATTCTTGGGATAGGCAACAAAGATTTTAAAAAATGAATGGAAGGAATCAATACCAGGACATTTGCTTTCCCTAATGCTTCGATTTTTCCTACTTTCCCTTCTTGTTCTTTGGCAGTGCAGTCCAAACCGGCATACAGAAATCTATCGATTTGACCATATCATCGTAACAAAATTTCCGACAAATCCACCACCTGCCTTTCCTCAATCATTTTTCCCAGAAAATGTCAGCTTTCTTTCATCCAGCGAATTCAAAACCAGTCACATCCATACCAAAGAAGCATATTTAGTGATCGAATCCACGGACTCTTGGGAAGACATTCAAAAACGGATTGACCTTCGTGCCAACCAAGGTGATTGGAAACTCATCGAAAAAAATGCAAATGAGGTAGAGGTATCATACCTTTTGGAAGGTTTTATCAAAAAATCGTTATCCATTTATCTTTCCAAAAATGGAGAGAAACACCAACTCCGATATTATTTTAAAAAACACTCTAGTTACTAAGCATGAATTGGATTAAAAATAAAAACGAAACCATTGTCTATATCTTGCTTGCAGGAATTTTTCTTGCGACTTGTTTCACTTTGTTTTTTGTTTTTAAACCTTTTTTATGGGCAAGTTTTCTCGCCCTTCTATTTTACTTAACCACAAGGAAATTACACAAACGATTAAAAAACCTATTGGGAGTCAAATTTCACGGTTTATCTCCTTACATCATGGTAATTCTAATGCTCGCTTGTGTTTTTATTCCTTCTTACTTAATTGTTTCAACTCTCATTCGTGAGTCATTGAACTTAGTGAGTTATGTAAGAAACCAACTGACAGAAGAATCAATTGTGGCTCTTCTACTGAATAGCCCTATGCTCACTGATTTTTTTACGGAAAATGAATTTTTTTGGATCAAACTTCCCATTATGTATCGTGAATATGTGGGACAACACATGGACATTCTCAATTTAGATTCCATCTACAGTTTGTTAAAGAATTCTTCAGGATTTTTACTGGGATCATTTGAAGTTCCAGGTGCCATAATCTTCAATGGATTTTTTACCTTCATTTTACTCTTTTTCCTTTATAAAGAAGGAAGTCGAATGGAACATGCTCTGTTTTTATTATTACCATTCCCGACAGAAATTGAAGAACGCCTTGGCCGTAGAATCGAGGAAGCAATTCGAACCGTTATGATGGGTAATTTATTTATTTCATTATTGCAAGGTGCTTTTATCTACGTTCTCTTACTCTTCACTTCTGTTTCCAACAAGTTTTTACTTTCCAGCATAGCAACCATCTTCTCCCTCATTCCTGTTGTAGGGACTTCGGTCGTTTGGTTTCCCATCGGTCTCTACATTGGTCTTGTCCAAGAAAATTGGACTGGCAGTGTTTTGTTTATGATCTTTGGTGCAGCGAGTTACTTAATTTTGGAAAACTTTGTAAAACCCAAAATTTTAGATAAAAAACTCAAAACGCATCCTTTTCTTATCTTTTTATCTTTAATCGGCGGATTACAAGAGTTTGGTGTTGCTGGGATCATTATTGGACCTATGGCACTTACACTTGTTATCATCCTTTGGGATTTTTGGAAAATTTTCCGCGAAACTCGATTTCAAACAACCTAAATGGAAACAGTTGATTCTTCTCTGACAGTAAGCGAAGTCAATCGTCGTATAAAGGCGAAATTACAAGAAGCACCAGAGTTTAAAAACTTTTGGGTTCGAGGTGAAATCTCTAATTTCAGCCAAACCAATAGCTCTGGGCACATGTATTTTTCATTAAAAGACACAACTAGTGTCATCAAATGTGCATTTTTTTCCTTCCAATCAAAAAACTATCGAGGCACTCCGTTACGCAATGGAATGGAAATTCTTGTGTATGGATCCGTTTCGGTATACGAACCTGGTGGTTATTATAGCATCACCGTTCAAAAAATCGAGGAACTAGGCGAAGGTGATATCCTCCTAAAAATCGAAAAACTGAAACAAGCACTTGCTGAAAAAGGAATTTTTGATCCTTCCCACAAACGGCCGTTACCTAAATTTCCAAAACGACTGGGAATCGTTACCTCACCAAAGGGTGCCGCTGTTGAAGACATCATCCGAATTGCAACAGACCTTAATCCATCCATACAAATACTAGTTTCTCCTTGCCTTGTGCAAGGGGATGGTGCAGAGACCTCTATCATTGAAGCAATTAAAGAAATCAACGATCCCAAATGGGAAGTGGATGTCATCATTGCTGGTCGGGGTGGTGGTTCCTTTGAAGATCTAATGGCGTTTAACCAAGAATCGGTGGTCATGGCATATTATCATTCTAGGATTCCTATCATTTCGGCAGTTGGTCATGAAATTGATCGTGTGTTAACAGATTTGGCAGCAGATGCCACAACACCGACACCAACAGCTGCTGCAAAACTTGCCATTCCCAATGTTTCTGATACTCTCATTCGTTTGGATGAATTAGAAGATCGATTACGTTCCGCGCTTGTCGGTGTCATTCGATTAGGGAAAGAAAAATGGACTGGTCTTATAAACCGAGTCGTATTTCAAAATCCAAAGTCGATGATAGAACCACGAGAGAATCATTTGGAAGAGATCATGACGAGAATTTCATTACTCGGGAAAAACTATTTGGTCAGAAAACAAAGTGATTTTCAAAAATTTGATTCCTTCACTCTCACATGGAAATCATATTTAGAAAGAATACAAAATAAATTCAAGCTCGCAGAACAACGATTAGACCACTTCTCGCCTC containing:
- a CDS encoding Hsp20/alpha crystallin family protein, translated to MNALTKENKQELIDKTESKDSKPQVRVYSPNVDVYETEDAILFRVEMPGVDETSVEITIEKDQLQLEGKFQISEEGRGQVRLAEYKEGNYFRRFTIGKAINSEKAVAKMKNGILELSLPKMEPKKTKIEIQRT
- the clpS gene encoding ATP-dependent Clp protease adapter ClpS, producing the protein MSETKRKSYTDLNVELLEKEKQKKQLKKPDRYRVILINDDYTPQEFVVYVLAIVFRKSMEESRQIMWKAHTEGSAVCGVYSLDIARTKVQEVHKLADEAGHPLQCQLAKEE
- a CDS encoding Hsp20/alpha crystallin family protein; translated protein: MLFRILDPQTKANQFWRDFDRLNDELTRSILDSQFGSSSHFPPVNVYTKEDEALVTCLLPGMETDQIEINVKDNMLSLHGKKKAEELAEGTEVHRREIFHGEFHRTLELPFRVNQEQVSAKYSNGVLSIHLPRREEDKPKKVSISVG
- the clpA gene encoding ATP-dependent Clp protease ATP-binding subunit ClpA, encoding MNFSSDLEKTLEVAQKEASKYHHEFITLEHLLYGLTFNEKTKDVLINVGCDLDLLRKELLEYFEDDLSSIAVPNLKIQPKYTVGVQFVIQFAAFHVQNSGKEEVDGNNVLVALFREEDSQACYLLAKQDIKRLDVIKYISHGVKKDKDSLEPDFSETEEELEEGSESQTKQSALDKFCVNLTEKARLGKLDPCIGRENEIQRTIHILSRRRKNNPIFVGEAGVGKTSIVEGIAERVVEGKVPKSLLGIEIYSLDMGLVMAGTKFRGEFEERLKAILQELVGKPEKVIFIDEIHTIVGAGAVSGGSLDASNLMKPALANGELKCIGTTTYKEYKSIFEKDHALSRRFQKIEVVEPSREDAIQILNGLKPKYESFHGVQYSTKAIEACVDLSTLHLRDRFLPDKAIDLLDEAGAFVKLRDENKEKAKKSVGISEIETLVAKIAKIPEKTVKADDKKKLETLDVEMKTVVFGQDHAIEQIVDAIHYSRSGLGDESKPIGSFLFVGPTGVGKTEVAKTLADKMGIEFLRFDMSEYMEKHSVSRLIGSPPGYVGYDQGGQLTDAIAKSPHCVLLFDEIEKAHEDIYNILLQVMDHATLTDSTGKKADFRNAILILTTNTGAQESSKPLLGFDTDRYDDRSLKAIERTFTPEFRNRLTAVIQFNALSVTIVEQVVKRMFKTLQDKAKEKGIHLNLSESAVRHLAETGYDRSMGARPIQRIINSEIGKPLSKKILFHKDKVKTYLVDLVTVDGTSKLEIREGE
- a CDS encoding GNAT family N-acetyltransferase encodes the protein MDETIKIGISHSFLEFQKEEWNPLVPSDSPFQEYEFLVGLEETGCIAKNDWFPVLVSAKQEGKLLGVLPTYLRKDSYGEYIFDFQWANAFHRAGIPYYPKLTVAVPFTPVTGSRILLHPSCSDVTKQELAEKMLEVLRNFGKEENVSSIHLLFCKKEEQALSGRLGFAPRLSHQYHWFNKGFDNFEEFLGTLVKERRKSIRSERKKIGESGLSIETITGNSISESHADLFYEFYSDTHSKKWGQPYLNRKFFFRMVETFRHRLLLVLAKKPNGDPIGGSWNVYRDGFLFGRYWGALEYVPNLHFECCYYRLIDFAIEHKMERVEAGAQGEHKFLRGYETVPMYSSHYIYNEQGRSAIEAYLEKEILMEQENIAAYNAHSPIKSLREG
- a CDS encoding SpoIIE family protein phosphatase, with translation MDSWGNISFDFYTFGSLVGVIFTFYNAQLFLTIKEKSEATYNLGMATLWLGLFHFGYLVNFSFMGPASAYMRWFVIIGAMAGSVYLTGFFLSYPEVYFPRLKKYFFSVLSVIVVLVTACFVYLSLSTGRLFFFSGHYWDFPLPIFYKAYALIVFVFFLSFTILAIFQIFKMPKESRFTLISILISFMLVTMIPGYLNVLSRDGAIGRGLYQTITDLVLVVGLFVANVVYINNTKDKTTILSRIIGISLASFLLILQLVAYSVIQQTESNYDLVHTARAKNYIAGLETDQIPSFHSTYDIQNQTIIKTQGLEETNVSPDLYQAEFWNVWALEKVLSWETSTTWKEDTIELLSTLPETSKGYSKEIFRLLEEGGLESPKDLIGAIESEKRKILYMRNKLREIPVNNFSEKANGLLQNETGALSGFYAEARSVLASDRTEEEKFKILDQMFSPMPNHGERNYRGQVKFDTKDPKYSFYVSYMIVDKKNALVHEVGYPYSDYRKFQHEVTLPWIIGLVSLVIIVILGYRLFFLIALIRPIEQIIEGLTEVNSGNLEYRLSVHVEDDIGFMARSFNRMVRSIQAARKKLQQYAEQLELKVQERTKELETTLKEVQSLKHQQDGDYFLTSLLLQPFNVNHAMHQNVMVDFLLEQKKKFTFKQYEKEIGGDLNIANQIILNNRSYTVFLNADAMGKSMQGAGGALVLGSVFESIITRTQLLSEARNTYPERWIKNTFLELHKIFEGFDGSMLVSLVLGVIDNETGLLYFINAEHPWIVLYRDGIASFIENELMFRKLGTSGVQGNLYIKTFQLEAGDILIAGSDGRDDLLITHTEDGKRVINEDERLFLKMVEAGKGELDKIYEEMSKFGTLTDDLSLLRISFIEEKERNKIEKEKLKEIQNLLLKAKEASDSADLQEAVTYLEKAHSLEENIPEIKKKFIQLYLKLKDYGKAKKMAKDYSVLRPMDTEIMYITAFCARKVADIKTAIDFGERVRLRDPNHVKNLINLGQTYLADKNYARAENILSSALELDPENPSLLRLIEHIRKKQLKQEEIR
- a CDS encoding RidA family protein; protein product: MAITEHLNALGIQIPPVPKALAAYIPSKRTGNLIFTSGQLPLREGKLQKTGKVGKNVSLEEAKDEARQCVLNALSTLLLHIPSLDHVKSIVKLGVYVASAENFIEQHLVANGASELLSQIFGEQGKHARFAIGVSSLPLDASVELEMTVEVE